In one Niallia taxi genomic region, the following are encoded:
- a CDS encoding flagellar protein FliT, translating to MEAIKQCYAITQELIGYLKGDGEKESDMIGGLLNQRKAALTLLTKPTTENEKKLGAVLLQQDKELLELLHAEKRSIQQDIKELKLKKNSNQKYVNPYQSLQTDGIYYDKRK from the coding sequence ATGGAAGCAATTAAACAGTGCTATGCAATCACACAAGAACTAATCGGCTACTTAAAGGGCGATGGGGAAAAGGAATCGGATATGATTGGCGGCCTGCTTAACCAAAGAAAAGCAGCACTGACATTGTTGACAAAGCCTACTACCGAAAATGAAAAAAAGCTCGGGGCTGTACTTCTTCAGCAGGATAAGGAGTTATTGGAGCTGCTTCATGCTGAAAAGAGAAGTATCCAACAGGATATAAAAGAATTAAAGCTTAAGAAAAACTCTAATCAAAAATATGTGAATCCGTACCAGTCTTTACAGACAGACGGCATATATTATGATAAGAGAAAATAA
- the flaG gene encoding flagellar protein FlaG: MIEKYSSNGVYSAQQLKTSENIVTKGNDATTEPQVEENKAVNLVDKEKERKNLEGLMASLNDFMPAHTSLKFQLHDKLEEYYVQVIDDQTKEVIREIPSEKMLDIHAAMKEYLGLMVDKKI; encoded by the coding sequence ATGATAGAAAAGTATTCTTCAAATGGCGTCTATTCAGCTCAACAGCTCAAAACCAGTGAGAATATTGTGACGAAGGGTAACGATGCAACTACCGAACCACAAGTAGAGGAGAATAAGGCTGTAAATCTTGTCGATAAGGAAAAAGAGAGAAAAAACCTAGAAGGCTTGATGGCCAGCTTAAATGATTTCATGCCTGCACACACATCCCTTAAATTCCAGCTTCATGATAAGCTGGAGGAGTATTATGTGCAAGTTATTGATGATCAAACAAAAGAGGTAATAAGAGAGATACCCTCAGAAAAGATGCTTGATATTCATGCTGCGATGAAAGAGTATTTGGGCTTAATGGTAGACAAAAAAATTTGA
- a CDS encoding GtrA family protein — MLRYPFIRFLFVGLINTAVGLSIMYACLLLFHINYWSSTFIGNLVGAVVSYFLNKNITFQSNARFIGSGIRFGIVILASYFIAYKLGLVLVEEVAGRIPVLTGYVEVLAVLFGSGMYTILNYFGQKYLVFSTKFQQVSRSVK; from the coding sequence ATGCTTCGCTATCCTTTTATACGTTTTCTGTTCGTTGGTCTAATTAACACAGCAGTCGGCCTTTCTATTATGTATGCCTGTCTGCTGTTATTTCATATTAATTATTGGAGCTCCACTTTTATAGGTAACTTGGTTGGAGCGGTTGTAAGCTATTTTCTTAACAAAAATATTACTTTCCAAAGCAATGCTAGATTCATAGGAAGTGGTATACGGTTTGGCATTGTCATTCTAGCTTCTTATTTCATTGCCTATAAGCTTGGTCTAGTGCTTGTGGAAGAAGTGGCAGGAAGAATTCCGGTGCTCACGGGTTATGTGGAAGTGCTTGCTGTTCTTTTTGGAAGCGGCATGTACACAATATTAAATTATTTTGGGCAGAAGTATCTTGTGTTTTCAACTAAATTTCAACAGGTTTCAAGGAGTGTTAAATGA
- the prfB gene encoding peptide chain release factor 2 (programmed frameshift), with product MELADIRNELEKINVTLENFRGSLDLDNKEARIAHLEDEMLHPDFWNDQQAAQTVISESNGLKDQVNEFYKLAETFENLELTYELVKEEDDEELRTELEEELGQLVSSLSQFELNLLLSEPYDKNNAILELHPGAGGTESQDWGSMLLRMYTRWAEKRGFKVETLDYLPGDEAGIKSVTLAIKGHNAFGYLKAEKGVHRLVRISPFDSSGRRHTSFVSCEVMPEFNDEIEIEIRTEDLKVDTYRASGAGGQHINTTDSAVRITHIPTGVVVSCQTERSQIKNRETAMKMLKAKLYQKKIEEQEEKLAEIRGEQKDIGWGSQIRSYVFHPYSLVKDHRTNTEVGNTQSVMDGDIDLFINAYLRSKLSIAE from the exons ATGGAATTAGCAGATATTCGCAATGAGTTAGAGAAGATAAATGTAACACTAGAAAACTTTAGGGGGTCTCTT GACTTAGATAACAAAGAGGCACGTATCGCTCATCTGGAGGATGAAATGTTGCATCCTGATTTTTGGAATGATCAGCAGGCAGCACAGACAGTTATCTCCGAAAGCAATGGTTTAAAGGATCAAGTCAATGAGTTTTATAAGCTGGCAGAAACATTTGAAAACCTAGAGCTTACTTATGAGTTGGTTAAGGAAGAAGACGATGAAGAATTGCGCACTGAGCTTGAAGAGGAACTAGGACAATTGGTAAGCAGCTTAAGCCAGTTTGAGCTTAATCTTCTGTTAAGTGAGCCTTACGATAAAAACAATGCAATTTTAGAGCTGCATCCAGGTGCTGGTGGTACAGAGTCCCAAGACTGGGGAAGCATGCTGTTGCGTATGTACACTCGCTGGGCAGAAAAAAGAGGCTTCAAGGTGGAAACATTGGATTATCTGCCTGGTGATGAAGCTGGAATTAAGAGTGTAACATTGGCTATTAAAGGACATAATGCATTCGGATACTTAAAAGCAGAAAAAGGCGTACATCGTCTTGTTCGTATTTCTCCATTTGATTCATCTGGCCGCCGCCATACGAGCTTTGTATCATGTGAAGTTATGCCAGAATTCAATGATGAGATTGAAATTGAAATCCGTACAGAGGATTTAAAAGTTGATACGTACCGGGCAAGTGGTGCCGGTGGACAGCATATCAATACAACAGACTCCGCTGTACGTATTACACATATCCCAACAGGAGTAGTCGTATCTTGCCAAACAGAGCGCTCTCAGATTAAAAACAGGGAAACAGCAATGAAAATGCTGAAAGCAAAACTTTATCAGAAAAAAATCGAAGAGCAGGAAGAAAAGCTTGCGGAAATCCGCGGCGAACAAAAGGATATTGGCTGGGGAAGCCAAATTCGTTCGTACGTTTTTCATCCATACTCTCTTGTTAAAGACCACCGTACAAACACAGAAGTAGGTAACACACAATCTGTCATGGACGGAGATATTGATCTATTTATAAATGCTTACTTGCGTTCAAAGCTAAGCATTGCAGAATAA
- a CDS encoding glucose-1-phosphate adenylyltransferase codes for MKKQCIAMLLAGGRGTRLKKLTDHLAKPAVPFGGKYRIVDFTLSNCRNSGIDTVGVLTQYQPHVLQNYIGDGKEWDLNRRDGGLSILPPYQCDTEERWYEGTAHAIYQNTPFIEQYDPENVLIISGDHIYKMDYDLMLKQHIETGADATISVTEVPWEEASRFGIMNTETSSNRISEFEEKPEDPKSNLASMGVYIFKWKTLKAYLEQEENNQDSCKDFGKDIIPAMLHDNLKLHAYKFKGYWKDVGTIDSFWEANMDLLEKESNIFLKDKDWNVYTVEQSHPPVYLDDASTVKHSLVSEACEIYGTVENSVIFQDVTIGKGAVIKDSVLLPGAVVGENAVIERAVVASNVKIDDYSVIKSKTPYDAIALIGEDVVNDKKHHELSRVI; via the coding sequence ATGAAAAAACAATGCATCGCCATGCTTTTAGCCGGTGGAAGAGGAACGAGATTAAAAAAACTTACAGATCATCTAGCGAAACCAGCCGTACCATTCGGAGGAAAATACCGAATCGTCGATTTCACTTTAAGCAATTGCCGCAATTCTGGCATTGATACAGTTGGCGTGCTAACACAATATCAGCCCCATGTATTACAAAATTACATCGGAGACGGAAAGGAATGGGATTTAAACAGAAGAGATGGCGGTCTTTCCATCCTTCCTCCATATCAATGCGATACGGAAGAACGCTGGTATGAAGGAACTGCACATGCCATTTATCAGAATACCCCCTTCATTGAGCAGTATGATCCAGAGAATGTTTTGATTATTTCTGGCGACCATATTTATAAAATGGATTATGACCTTATGCTGAAGCAGCATATCGAGACAGGCGCTGATGCCACTATTTCTGTTACAGAGGTGCCATGGGAAGAAGCAAGCCGTTTCGGTATTATGAACACAGAAACTTCCAGCAACCGTATCAGCGAATTCGAGGAAAAGCCAGAAGATCCAAAATCAAACCTTGCTTCAATGGGTGTATACATCTTCAAATGGAAAACCCTCAAAGCATACTTAGAACAAGAAGAAAACAATCAAGACAGCTGCAAGGATTTTGGGAAAGACATTATCCCCGCAATGCTGCATGACAATCTTAAACTCCACGCATATAAATTCAAGGGCTACTGGAAAGATGTCGGTACAATCGACAGCTTTTGGGAAGCCAACATGGATCTACTTGAAAAAGAATCCAACATTTTCTTAAAAGACAAGGATTGGAATGTCTACACTGTAGAACAGTCCCATCCACCAGTATATCTTGATGATGCTTCAACTGTTAAGCATTCCTTAGTCAGTGAGGCTTGCGAGATTTACGGAACAGTGGAAAACTCTGTTATTTTCCAAGATGTAACAATCGGGAAAGGCGCAGTTATTAAGGATTCTGTCCTTCTACCAGGAGCCGTTGTCGGAGAAAACGCAGTTATCGAAAGAGCTGTTGTTGCATCTAACGTGAAAATAGACGATTATTCTGTCATCAAATCAAAAACACCCTATGACGCAATTGCTTTAATTGGTGAAGATGTCGTTAATGATAAGAAGCATCATGAACTTTCAAGAGTAATCTAA
- the fliS gene encoding flagellar export chaperone FliS, translating into MATTNPYQSYKQNSVNTASPGELTLMLYNGCLKFIGLAKNAIQNNDIATRNVNIQKAQKIINELMVTLNMDFPISKNFMSLYDFMNRQLIKANIVNDIKILEDVEFLLTEFRDTWKEAIQINRQKQYAAGGQA; encoded by the coding sequence ATGGCAACTACTAATCCGTATCAATCATATAAACAGAATTCAGTAAACACTGCTTCACCTGGCGAGTTAACACTAATGCTTTATAATGGCTGCCTGAAGTTTATCGGTTTAGCCAAAAATGCTATCCAAAATAATGATATTGCGACGAGAAATGTAAATATTCAAAAGGCGCAAAAGATTATTAATGAATTAATGGTTACATTAAATATGGATTTTCCTATTTCTAAAAATTTCATGTCTTTATACGATTTTATGAACCGTCAGCTTATTAAGGCTAATATTGTAAATGACATTAAAATTCTAGAGGATGTAGAGTTCTTGTTAACGGAATTCAGGGATACATGGAAAGAAGCTATTCAAATTAACCGTCAAAAACAATATGCGGCAGGCGGACAAGCTTAA
- a CDS encoding flagellar hook-associated protein 2: MVLRIGGLASGMDIDSLVEQLMTAERVPLDKLNQKKTYTEWQRDDYREMNTLLLSLDTLMSEGVAKQSTFIKKTINSSNSDALGVKNITSTVDFSGSIQIDKLATAASMRSGTTADGKTGITNYTTTGTLDSYNITGSKITVSAIDANGVMSSKDITFDPKTDTMDSLISRINQQSGVTAFYDPNSNQISFTAKNTGDIKDGPEISLSTDGTLLDVLKLGTSNTDTTQGVNTNGTNAEFIYNGVATTRSSNTFRINGVELTLKQVTESGKPVTFSSTADVDSIYDSIKTFVDKYNEIIDKISDKIGETKYRDYAPLSDAQKKEMTDDDIEKWEEKAKSGTLKNDQILSSVLTKMRSSLGSIVNTGGAFKRLSDIGISTTNNYLEGGKLEINEDKLKEAITADPNSVYKLFQNSSAKTSSENGLAQMVRANLKTAMDDIKTKAGSSSSVNNTFTLGKLLNQYSSRITDFEDRLKNIEDRYWSRFTAMETAINNANSQSAYLTSMMSS; the protein is encoded by the coding sequence TTGGTTTTAAGAATAGGCGGACTTGCAAGCGGCATGGATATCGACTCCTTAGTAGAACAGCTAATGACTGCGGAAAGAGTTCCGTTGGACAAGTTGAATCAAAAGAAAACATATACAGAGTGGCAGCGAGACGACTATCGCGAAATGAACACCTTGCTACTGTCATTAGACACGCTAATGTCAGAAGGCGTCGCAAAGCAGTCGACATTTATTAAGAAGACGATTAATTCATCCAATTCAGATGCATTGGGTGTTAAAAATATAACGTCTACAGTTGATTTTTCAGGTTCCATACAAATAGACAAGCTGGCAACTGCTGCTTCTATGCGAAGTGGAACAACCGCTGATGGAAAAACTGGTATTACAAACTACACTACAACTGGAACATTAGATTCTTATAATATAACTGGAAGCAAAATAACAGTATCTGCTATTGATGCAAATGGAGTTATGTCTAGTAAAGATATAACATTTGATCCTAAAACAGATACGATGGATTCACTTATTTCAAGAATAAATCAGCAATCAGGTGTGACAGCATTTTATGATCCGAATTCCAATCAAATTTCTTTTACTGCGAAAAATACTGGGGATATTAAAGACGGACCTGAAATCTCACTTAGTACTGACGGAACTTTGCTAGATGTTCTAAAGTTGGGTACGAGCAATACTGATACTACGCAAGGTGTTAATACTAACGGAACAAATGCTGAATTTATATACAATGGTGTGGCGACAACAAGATCTTCCAACACCTTCCGCATCAACGGTGTTGAACTGACACTTAAACAAGTCACAGAATCAGGCAAGCCAGTAACGTTCTCATCAACGGCTGATGTTGATTCTATTTATGACTCGATTAAAACCTTCGTGGATAAATATAACGAAATAATTGACAAGATTAGCGATAAAATTGGGGAAACAAAATACAGGGACTATGCTCCGTTGTCTGATGCGCAAAAGAAAGAGATGACAGATGATGACATTGAAAAGTGGGAAGAAAAGGCGAAGAGTGGAACACTAAAAAATGATCAAATCCTTTCCAGTGTCTTAACTAAAATGCGTTCAAGTCTTGGCTCTATTGTGAACACAGGAGGAGCATTCAAAAGACTTTCTGATATTGGAATTTCCACTACAAACAACTATTTAGAAGGCGGCAAGCTGGAAATCAATGAAGACAAGCTAAAGGAAGCAATCACCGCTGACCCAAATAGTGTTTATAAACTATTCCAAAACAGCAGTGCTAAAACTTCTTCTGAAAATGGCTTGGCACAAATGGTTAGAGCAAACTTGAAAACTGCTATGGATGATATCAAAACAAAGGCAGGTTCATCTTCAAGTGTCAATAATACATTTACATTAGGGAAATTATTGAACCAATATAGCTCAAGAATAACTGATTTTGAAGATAGATTAAAGAATATTGAAGACAGATACTGGTCAAGATTTACGGCAATGGAGACAGCTATCAATAATGCAAACAGTCAATCTGCATACTTAACAAGTATGATGAGCTCATAA
- the secA gene encoding preprotein translocase subunit SecA, translating to MLGILNKVFDQNKRDIKKLTKIAEKVELLAGETAALSDEQLKAKTEEFKARVQKGETLDDLLVEAFAVVREAAKRVLGLYPYPVQLMGGASLHEGNISEMKTGEGKTLTATMPVYLNALSGKGVHVVTVNEYLATRDAAEMGQLYEFLGLTVGLNLNGLSREDKQAAYNADITYGTNNEFGFDYLRDNMVLYNEQKVQKPLYYAVIDEVDSILIDEARTPLIISGSAQKSTQLYVRANVFVSSLKVEKDYTYDEKTKGVQLTEEGMSKAERVFQIENLFDVSNVAINHHITQALKAHASMHKDVDYVVQDGEIVIVDQFTGRLMKGRRYSDGLHQAIEAKENLEIQNESMTLATITFQNYFRMYDKLAGMTGTAKTEEEEFRNIYNMSVIVIPTNRDIVRDDRADLIYATMDGKFRAVVEDIAERHKLGQPVLVGTVAIETSEIISKYLSKKGIPHDVLNAKNHEREAEIIATAGEKGAVTIATNMAGRGTDIKLGEGIKEVGGLAVIGTERHESRRIDNQLRGRSGRQGDPGVTQFYLSMEDELMRRFGSDGMKAMMAKLGMDDSQPIQSKMVSRAVESAQKRVEGNNFDSRKQLLQYDDVLRQQREIIYAQRNDVLTSDNLRSIVESMIKSSLERHVAAHTPSSEDQENWDLQAVLDYANGNLLHEGELELNDIRGKEGDEIAEVIMEKVLHNYDEKEEKLTTEQMREFEKVIVLRAVDSKWIDHIDQMDQLRQGIHLRAYGQIDPLREYQSEGFAMFEQMVTSIEEDVAKYIMKAEIRENLQREEVMKGQAVNPKEEGEDKKPKKKPVMKKLDVGRNAPCFCGSGKKYKNCHGTNL from the coding sequence ATGCTTGGTATTTTAAATAAGGTTTTTGATCAGAACAAACGCGATATAAAGAAACTGACTAAGATTGCCGAAAAGGTTGAGCTTTTGGCTGGAGAAACGGCAGCATTAAGCGATGAGCAGCTCAAGGCAAAAACGGAGGAGTTCAAAGCGCGCGTTCAAAAAGGAGAAACACTTGACGATTTGCTGGTTGAGGCTTTTGCAGTTGTGAGGGAAGCTGCAAAGCGTGTGCTTGGCCTATACCCATATCCTGTTCAGCTGATGGGGGGAGCTTCTCTTCATGAAGGTAATATCTCTGAAATGAAGACTGGTGAAGGTAAAACCCTGACTGCGACAATGCCGGTATATTTGAATGCACTTTCTGGAAAAGGCGTTCATGTTGTCACAGTCAATGAATATTTGGCAACACGTGATGCTGCTGAGATGGGACAGCTATATGAGTTTCTTGGGTTAACGGTTGGTTTGAACTTAAACGGCCTTTCAAGAGAGGACAAGCAGGCAGCATATAATGCCGATATTACTTACGGTACAAATAATGAATTCGGATTCGATTATCTTCGTGATAACATGGTTTTATATAACGAGCAAAAGGTACAAAAACCACTTTACTATGCAGTAATTGATGAGGTTGACTCCATCTTAATTGATGAAGCGAGAACGCCGCTGATCATTTCTGGCTCTGCTCAAAAGTCGACTCAATTATATGTACGGGCAAATGTTTTTGTGAGCAGCTTAAAGGTAGAAAAGGACTATACGTATGATGAAAAGACGAAGGGTGTTCAGTTGACAGAAGAAGGTATGTCAAAGGCTGAGCGTGTCTTCCAGATTGAAAACTTGTTTGATGTAAGCAATGTGGCAATTAACCATCATATCACACAAGCCCTTAAGGCACATGCAAGCATGCATAAAGATGTCGATTATGTTGTGCAAGATGGCGAAATCGTCATCGTTGACCAGTTCACAGGCCGTTTAATGAAGGGGCGCCGCTATAGCGACGGGCTTCATCAAGCAATCGAGGCTAAGGAAAATCTTGAAATTCAAAATGAAAGCATGACACTTGCAACCATTACATTCCAAAACTACTTCCGCATGTATGATAAGCTTGCTGGGATGACTGGTACAGCAAAGACAGAGGAAGAGGAATTCCGCAATATTTACAATATGAGTGTTATTGTTATTCCAACGAACAGAGATATCGTTCGTGATGACCGTGCCGATTTAATTTACGCAACAATGGATGGTAAATTTAGAGCTGTTGTTGAGGATATTGCTGAAAGACATAAGTTAGGTCAGCCGGTCCTTGTTGGTACTGTGGCAATTGAAACGTCTGAAATTATCTCGAAGTATCTTTCTAAGAAGGGTATTCCTCATGATGTATTGAATGCAAAAAATCATGAGAGAGAAGCAGAAATTATCGCAACTGCCGGCGAAAAAGGCGCTGTGACAATTGCAACAAATATGGCAGGACGCGGAACAGATATTAAACTTGGAGAAGGAATTAAAGAGGTGGGCGGTTTAGCTGTTATCGGAACAGAACGTCACGAAAGCCGACGAATAGATAATCAGCTTCGCGGACGTTCCGGACGTCAAGGAGATCCAGGTGTGACGCAATTCTACCTTTCTATGGAAGATGAATTGATGCGCCGCTTCGGATCTGACGGCATGAAAGCGATGATGGCTAAACTGGGCATGGATGACTCCCAGCCGATCCAAAGCAAGATGGTTTCAAGAGCTGTTGAATCTGCTCAAAAACGAGTGGAAGGAAACAACTTTGACTCACGTAAACAGCTTCTTCAATATGATGATGTTCTTCGTCAGCAAAGGGAAATCATTTACGCTCAGCGTAATGATGTACTAACATCTGACAACCTTCGTTCTATTGTTGAAAGTATGATTAAATCATCATTGGAGCGTCATGTTGCAGCACATACTCCATCGAGTGAAGATCAGGAAAACTGGGATCTGCAGGCAGTTCTTGATTATGCGAACGGAAATCTGCTTCATGAAGGCGAATTGGAGCTGAATGATATCCGTGGCAAAGAAGGCGATGAAATTGCCGAAGTCATCATGGAAAAAGTATTGCATAACTATGATGAGAAAGAAGAAAAGCTGACAACTGAACAAATGCGTGAATTTGAGAAGGTTATTGTGCTTCGCGCTGTTGACAGCAAATGGATTGACCACATTGACCAAATGGATCAGCTTCGTCAGGGTATCCATCTTCGTGCATATGGTCAAATCGATCCGCTTCGCGAATATCAATCTGAAGGGTTTGCAATGTTTGAGCAAATGGTTACTTCCATTGAAGAGGATGTTGCTAAGTACATTATGAAAGCAGAGATCCGTGAAAATCTTCAAAGGGAAGAAGTCATGAAAGGACAAGCGGTCAACCCGAAAGAAGAAGGCGAAGATAAGAAGCCGAAGAAAAAACCAGTGATGAAGAAGCTTGATGTGGGCCGAAATGCTCCATGCTTCTGCGGCAGTGGCAAAAAGTATAAAAACTGCCACGGAACTAATCTTTAA
- a CDS encoding bh protein codes for MKRSVMEANLFCTHCNNETNHDVVYINEEITSVKCQSCQHEAGMKVDIMKKFYKELFEHIATKPSRMTEEYKQDLSKFIARLPIRVISKPYRFMRYLNESRKVLKYYKKT; via the coding sequence ATGAAAAGGTCTGTAATGGAAGCGAACCTGTTTTGTACACACTGTAATAATGAAACAAACCATGACGTTGTTTATATAAATGAAGAGATAACGAGCGTCAAGTGCCAAAGCTGTCAGCATGAAGCAGGCATGAAGGTTGACATCATGAAGAAGTTTTATAAAGAGCTATTTGAGCATATTGCCACAAAGCCGAGCAGGATGACAGAGGAATACAAGCAGGATCTAAGCAAATTCATTGCAAGACTCCCGATTAGGGTCATCAGCAAGCCATATCGCTTCATGCGCTACTTGAATGAATCCAGAAAGGTATTAAAGTACTATAAAAAGACCTGA
- a CDS encoding glycosyltransferase family 2 protein encodes MKEVVLTIAVPCYNEEEVFEQSYYQLKNVLTSLISEGLISSKSQLLFIDDGSKDSTWDKIESATHFDKLVSGIKLSRNFGHQRALLAGLEEAVQFSDCVISIDADLQDDTSVIREFVLKYLSGYEIVYGVRSKRETDTFFKRSTAQGFYRLMGKMGLSLVYNHADYRLLSKRALTEMLQFKESNLFLRGVVPLLGFKSTSVYYERKAREAGESKYPIAKMLAFALDGITSFSVKPIRFITLIGFLSSIISLIAGGYVLVQKFLGDTESGWASVMISLWLIGGLLLMSIGLIGEYIGKIYEEVKHRPRYIIEDNLCRNKQANPAKSKVHI; translated from the coding sequence ATGAAAGAGGTCGTTTTGACTATTGCTGTACCATGCTATAACGAAGAGGAGGTATTTGAACAATCATATTATCAACTGAAAAATGTGCTAACTTCCCTTATTTCAGAAGGACTTATTAGTTCTAAAAGTCAATTGCTCTTTATTGATGACGGAAGCAAGGATTCAACATGGGATAAAATTGAAAGTGCAACCCATTTTGACAAGCTTGTCAGCGGTATAAAGCTGTCGAGAAACTTTGGACACCAAAGAGCGTTACTTGCTGGGCTAGAGGAAGCTGTTCAGTTTTCTGATTGTGTCATCAGTATTGATGCAGATCTTCAGGATGACACCAGTGTAATAAGAGAATTTGTGCTGAAATACTTAAGCGGCTATGAAATAGTGTATGGTGTTAGAAGCAAAAGAGAAACAGATACCTTTTTTAAGCGGAGTACAGCACAAGGCTTTTACCGCCTAATGGGGAAAATGGGCTTATCACTCGTTTATAATCATGCTGACTATCGTTTGTTAAGCAAAAGAGCATTAACAGAAATGCTACAGTTTAAGGAGTCCAACCTTTTCTTAAGAGGTGTTGTCCCATTACTTGGGTTTAAGTCGACTAGTGTTTATTATGAGCGCAAGGCTCGTGAGGCAGGGGAATCTAAATACCCAATCGCAAAGATGCTTGCATTTGCATTAGATGGTATTACATCCTTCAGCGTTAAGCCGATTCGGTTTATTACATTAATAGGATTTTTGTCTTCCATTATCAGCCTTATTGCAGGTGGTTATGTGCTTGTTCAAAAATTCCTTGGTGATACAGAATCAGGCTGGGCATCTGTAATGATTTCTTTATGGCTGATTGGTGGCCTTCTTTTAATGAGCATTGGTCTTATTGGTGAATATATAGGGAAAATTTACGAAGAAGTAAAACACCGTCCGCGCTATATTATTGAAGATAATCTTTGCAGGAATAAGCAGGCTAATCCTGCTAAATCAAAGGTGCATATATAA
- the hpf gene encoding ribosome hibernation-promoting factor, HPF/YfiA family, translating to MNFNIRGENIEVTPAIREYVEKKISKLERYFSETPDANVNVNLKTYSDKTAKVEVTIPMSQLVLRAEEDHLDMYAAIDLIVDKLERQIRKHKTKVNRKQREKGNLNALFGADEPNAVSVQDEEDELEIVRQKRFNLKPMDSEEAILQMDLLGHSFFVYTDAETNSTNIVYKRKDGKYGLIEAK from the coding sequence ATGAATTTCAACATTAGAGGAGAAAACATTGAGGTAACTCCAGCAATTAGAGAGTATGTAGAAAAGAAGATTTCCAAACTGGAGAGATATTTTTCCGAAACGCCAGATGCTAATGTCAATGTGAATTTAAAAACCTACAGTGATAAGACTGCTAAGGTGGAAGTTACAATCCCGATGTCCCAGCTGGTGCTTCGAGCTGAAGAAGACCATTTGGACATGTACGCAGCTATTGATTTGATCGTTGATAAGTTGGAGCGGCAAATCAGAAAACATAAAACAAAAGTAAACAGAAAGCAGCGCGAAAAAGGCAATCTAAATGCTCTGTTTGGCGCAGACGAGCCTAATGCGGTCTCTGTACAGGATGAAGAGGACGAACTGGAAATTGTTCGCCAAAAGCGCTTTAATTTAAAGCCAATGGACAGTGAGGAAGCCATTTTACAAATGGATCTTCTTGGCCACAGTTTCTTTGTTTATACAGATGCGGAAACAAATTCAACAAATATTGTTTATAAAAGAAAAGACGGCAAGTATGGTTTGATTGAAGCAAAGTAA